In the Deinococcus ficus genome, one interval contains:
- a CDS encoding alpha-amylase family glycosyl hydrolase, with amino-acid sequence MKRFQSVARPGLLALLTLSLAACAPAPTPDPDGPLARDWRDETIYFAMTDRFANGTPANDNGPNRDAGDVADRSNPLAWHGGDFAGLKAKIEEGYFKRMGFTALWVTPVVLQVPAITAGDGLNQGKAFAGYHGYWAENFFKVDPHLGTLDEYKALIQAAHRNGIRVIQDIVVNHAGYGATLTKTNPGWFHTDAECAASTSPVTDCPLAGLPDFKQELPEVTAYLNSFVKYWRDTTGIDGLRLDTMKHVPDSYWTQFFAAGGVGDPAKLWSVGEVFDGNPAYLARFMDELGSPSVFDFALYFAMKDHLSSAGGNLDRVADVFAQDGAYRDPTRLTTFVDNHDVRRFVNEVTSRGGTRAQAVERLDLALSTMYFSRGTPSVWQGTEIAQPGEGDPYNQTTENSNRQDMDFSQLGASALDERLGALARARWTFRALTRGAQQELWRPNGGAPVLAYRRVVSGVTGAAGQPVVFVVNGGDAAVDLASLPGGGIPLLGTFAGTALTEVTGRTHGLKVEGGKLVGTVPARTALAVTAPAGSGSVGTVNPALPEVQNLAAQPGDSAARLSWTPSTDAAVTGYRIYASTAGGTERLLNFAPLGREQGSYLVRGLPNGAATTFRVVTVDAQGAESRGAAVTATPGAQYTAKVTFTVDARSQGNGPVELRRFDTGSQVEYPMTQVSRGVWKTDIDLPLFREVKFKFGNDAAGARNSGYEGPGQPDRSLIVGAPDTTYAGTYDFITVPVPAATIEGTVTGAGQPLANALVEATTADPNLNYALTFSDGTYTLLSPAGEQTLRASAASFADAGRTVTAPATGVDFALTRPVTASRYVIDGQLGDWTAPKVNVQSPAAGVFGDNNNWLTLQADSDATYLYLAYTYRVDGNSAILYLDTGAGGATAADGFNAWPRAATFTGGIPGVDAFIARYGGEQAQLWTVQSTAAVSQVDGAAYQFAATGSLPAQTVELAIPWTALGLSGPPAGGVGVVGGIFGGDNYGAGDIIPDAGSTPAGANTIGADTQQRRATFTEPVRVP; translated from the coding sequence ATGAAGCGCTTCCAGTCTGTGGCCCGTCCCGGCCTGCTCGCCCTGCTCACGCTGTCCCTGGCCGCCTGCGCCCCCGCCCCCACGCCCGACCCCGACGGCCCCCTGGCCCGCGACTGGCGGGACGAGACGATCTACTTTGCCATGACCGACCGCTTCGCCAACGGCACCCCCGCCAACGACAACGGCCCGAACCGCGACGCCGGGGACGTCGCCGACCGCAGCAACCCCCTCGCGTGGCACGGCGGGGACTTCGCGGGCCTCAAGGCCAAAATCGAGGAAGGCTACTTCAAGCGCATGGGCTTCACCGCCCTGTGGGTCACGCCGGTGGTGCTGCAGGTGCCGGCCATCACCGCCGGGGACGGCCTGAACCAGGGCAAGGCCTTCGCCGGGTACCACGGCTACTGGGCCGAGAACTTCTTCAAGGTGGACCCCCACCTGGGCACCCTGGACGAGTACAAGGCGCTGATCCAGGCCGCGCATCGCAACGGCATACGGGTGATTCAGGACATCGTGGTGAACCACGCCGGGTACGGCGCCACCCTCACCAAGACGAACCCCGGATGGTTCCACACCGACGCCGAGTGCGCCGCGAGCACGTCCCCGGTCACCGACTGCCCGCTGGCGGGCCTGCCGGACTTCAAGCAGGAGCTGCCGGAGGTCACGGCGTACCTGAACAGCTTCGTGAAGTACTGGCGGGACACGACCGGCATCGACGGCCTGCGCCTGGACACCATGAAGCACGTGCCGGACAGCTACTGGACGCAGTTTTTCGCGGCGGGCGGCGTGGGTGACCCGGCGAAGCTGTGGTCGGTGGGCGAGGTGTTCGACGGGAACCCCGCGTACCTGGCGCGCTTCATGGATGAGCTGGGGTCGCCCAGCGTGTTCGATTTCGCGCTGTATTTCGCGATGAAAGACCACCTGAGCAGCGCGGGCGGGAACCTGGACCGCGTGGCGGACGTGTTCGCGCAGGACGGCGCGTACCGCGACCCGACGCGCCTGACGACCTTCGTGGACAACCACGACGTGCGGCGCTTCGTGAACGAGGTCACCTCCCGGGGCGGCACCCGGGCACAGGCGGTGGAGCGGCTGGACCTGGCGCTGTCCACGATGTACTTCTCGCGCGGCACGCCCAGCGTGTGGCAGGGCACCGAGATCGCCCAGCCGGGCGAGGGCGACCCGTACAACCAGACCACCGAGAACAGCAACCGGCAGGACATGGACTTCTCGCAGCTGGGCGCCTCGGCGCTGGACGAGCGTCTGGGCGCCCTGGCCCGGGCCCGGTGGACCTTCCGGGCGCTGACGCGCGGCGCGCAGCAGGAACTGTGGCGTCCGAACGGCGGCGCGCCCGTGCTGGCCTACCGCCGGGTGGTGAGCGGCGTGACGGGCGCGGCGGGGCAGCCGGTGGTGTTCGTGGTGAACGGCGGGGACGCGGCCGTGGACCTCGCCAGCCTGCCGGGCGGCGGGATTCCGCTGCTGGGTACCTTCGCGGGTACCGCCCTGACCGAGGTGACCGGGCGCACGCACGGCCTGAAGGTGGAGGGCGGGAAGCTGGTAGGGACCGTGCCGGCCCGCACAGCCCTGGCGGTGACCGCCCCGGCCGGGAGCGGCAGCGTGGGCACCGTGAACCCGGCCCTGCCGGAGGTGCAGAACCTGGCCGCGCAGCCCGGCGACAGCGCCGCGCGGCTGTCCTGGACGCCCAGCACCGACGCGGCCGTGACCGGATACCGCATCTACGCGAGCACCGCGGGCGGCACCGAGCGGCTGCTGAACTTCGCGCCGCTGGGCCGCGAGCAGGGCAGCTACCTGGTGCGGGGCCTGCCGAATGGCGCGGCCACGACCTTCCGGGTGGTGACGGTGGACGCGCAGGGCGCCGAGAGCCGCGGCGCGGCCGTGACGGCGACGCCGGGCGCGCAGTACACCGCGAAGGTGACCTTTACCGTGGACGCCCGCAGCCAGGGCAACGGCCCGGTGGAACTGCGCCGCTTCGACACCGGCAGCCAGGTGGAATACCCGATGACGCAGGTGAGCCGCGGGGTCTGGAAGACGGACATCGACCTGCCGCTGTTCCGCGAGGTGAAGTTCAAGTTCGGCAACGACGCGGCCGGCGCGAGGAACAGCGGGTACGAGGGCCCCGGCCAGCCGGACCGCAGCCTGATCGTGGGCGCGCCGGACACCACGTACGCGGGCACGTACGACTTCATCACGGTGCCGGTCCCGGCTGCCACCATCGAGGGCACCGTGACGGGCGCCGGGCAGCCGCTGGCGAACGCGCTGGTGGAGGCCACCACGGCCGACCCGAACCTGAACTATGCCCTGACCTTCAGTGACGGAACGTACACGCTGCTCAGCCCGGCCGGTGAGCAGACGCTCCGGGCGTCGGCGGCCAGCTTCGCGGACGCGGGCCGCACCGTGACCGCCCCCGCGACCGGCGTGGACTTCGCCCTGACCCGCCCGGTGACCGCCAGCCGGTACGTGATCGACGGGCAGCTCGGCGACTGGACGGCCCCGAAGGTGAACGTGCAGAGCCCGGCGGCCGGGGTGTTCGGGGACAACAACAACTGGCTGACCCTGCAGGCCGACAGTGACGCCACGTACCTGTACCTCGCGTACACGTACCGCGTGGACGGCAACAGCGCGATCCTGTACCTGGACACCGGCGCGGGCGGCGCGACGGCCGCGGACGGCTTCAACGCCTGGCCGCGCGCGGCGACCTTCACCGGGGGCATTCCTGGCGTGGACGCCTTCATCGCCCGGTACGGCGGCGAGCAGGCGCAGCTGTGGACGGTGCAGAGCACTGCGGCCGTGTCCCAGGTGGACGGCGCGGCCTACCAGTTCGCGGCCACCGGCAGCCTGCCGGCGCAGACCGTGGAACTCGCCATTCCCTGGACGGCGCTGGGCCTGAGCGGCCCGCCCGCCGGCGGCGTGGGCGTGGTGGGCGGCATCTTCGGCGGGGACAATTACGGCGCCGGGGACATCATCCCGGACGCCGGCAGCACCCCGGCCGGCGCGAACACCATCGGCGCGGACACCCAGCAGCGCCGCGCGACCTTCACCGAGCCCGTCCGGGTGCCCTGA
- a CDS encoding DUF427 domain-containing protein, which produces MKATWNGTVIAQSPDTVVVEGNHYFPADSVNPAYLRPSATHTICPWKGEASYHTLVVNGQENPDAAWYYPTPKDAARQIKGRVAFWKGVQVSED; this is translated from the coding sequence ATGAAAGCCACCTGGAACGGCACGGTCATCGCCCAGTCCCCCGACACGGTCGTCGTGGAAGGCAACCACTACTTCCCCGCCGACAGCGTGAACCCCGCCTACCTGCGCCCCAGCGCCACGCACACCATCTGCCCCTGGAAGGGCGAGGCCAGCTACCACACCCTGGTCGTGAACGGCCAGGAGAACCCGGACGCCGCCTGGTACTACCCCACGCCCAAAGACGCCGCGCGGCAGATCAAGGGCCGCGTCGCCTTCTGGAAGGGCGTGCAGGTCAGCGAGGACTGA
- a CDS encoding FAD-dependent oxidoreductase — MAPATAGQVWAHVGQPFTPDSWDVLVLGAGRMGTAVTLFLRDLKPEWRVLLVEEGGLPNEDGATILAPGLWTLAGLPEARHAEAQWERAQLEGRFGGAGGQARTLLSLGQDGEEDTATVLARHPELAGVVDPAGAPRAAVHEAFTYRPGALALAAGQAAVRAGADLLLNTRASLIPGGACLERLTVTNTHQIVTHETHEVRAPRVVVALGAAGPHATEHGLGVHTRHARAYRQTPRLNVPTTDTTPVLHAAGLTLRPQSGGVTIIPPVHHRDPHGYAPQGGQLTGVPTGLRRETLEDLVSALEVLPALGTDALETGRSLADVPGAWLALPHGDPAGLPWHGEVAPGVHLLLGGPQADTLGLSTAYRLAAQLAGVALPEGWAAPFSPR, encoded by the coding sequence ATGGCCCCGGCCACTGCGGGACAGGTCTGGGCGCACGTGGGGCAGCCCTTCACGCCGGATAGCTGGGACGTGCTGGTGCTGGGCGCCGGCCGCATGGGCACGGCCGTCACGCTTTTCCTGCGGGACCTGAAACCCGAGTGGCGGGTGCTGCTGGTCGAGGAGGGCGGCCTGCCGAACGAGGACGGCGCCACGATCCTCGCGCCGGGCCTCTGGACCCTGGCGGGTCTGCCCGAAGCCCGACACGCCGAGGCCCAGTGGGAGCGGGCGCAGCTCGAAGGCCGCTTCGGCGGGGCCGGGGGGCAGGCCCGGACGCTGCTGAGCCTGGGCCAGGACGGCGAGGAGGACACGGCCACCGTCCTGGCCCGTCACCCGGAGCTGGCCGGCGTGGTGGACCCGGCCGGGGCGCCGCGCGCGGCCGTGCACGAGGCGTTCACGTACCGGCCGGGCGCGCTGGCCCTGGCGGCCGGGCAGGCGGCGGTGCGGGCCGGCGCGGACCTGCTGCTCAACACCCGCGCGAGCCTGATCCCGGGCGGCGCGTGCCTGGAACGGCTGACGGTCACGAACACGCACCAGATCGTGACGCACGAGACGCACGAGGTCCGGGCGCCGCGGGTCGTGGTGGCGCTCGGCGCGGCCGGCCCACACGCCACCGAGCACGGCCTGGGCGTGCACACCCGGCACGCGCGGGCGTACCGGCAGACGCCGCGCCTGAACGTGCCCACCACCGACACCACGCCCGTGCTTCACGCGGCGGGCCTGACGCTGCGCCCGCAGAGCGGCGGGGTCACCATCATCCCGCCCGTGCATCACCGTGACCCGCACGGCTACGCGCCGCAGGGCGGGCAGCTGACCGGCGTGCCCACCGGCCTGCGCCGCGAGACGCTGGAGGACCTCGTCTCCGCCCTGGAGGTGCTGCCAGCCCTGGGCACGGACGCGCTGGAGACCGGCCGGAGCCTCGCGGACGTACCCGGCGCTTGGCTGGCCCTGCCGCACGGCGACCCGGCGGGCCTGCCCTGGCACGGGGAGGTCGCGCCGGGCGTGCACCTGCTGCTGGGCGGCCCGCAGGCGGACACACTGGGCCTCAGCACCGCGTACCGGCTGGCGGCGCAGCTGGCCGGCGTGGCCCTTCCCGAAGGGTGGGCGGCGCCGTTCAGTCCTCGCTGA